Below is a window of Lytechinus variegatus isolate NC3 chromosome 4, Lvar_3.0, whole genome shotgun sequence DNA.
TTAGTCACAAATTTCCTCATCACATTACATCTTGATTGTTTCATGTTACTTTGTACATACACTTTATGACAAAAATAAACTGAATTAAACTTGAGTGCGGGTATTAAGGACTTGCACTTGATTAATTTTTTGAGTAGCGTACATGTATACTCTTTCGGCTAGTTAGCGTATGGGACtgggttttttttacacaatagTGTACATGACATATGCACAATTctaaattcaaaaaataaatcaacataattgtttcaaattaACATATTAACAAGATTAACAAGTGCAACGCCTCTGGTCAGTTTCACCTTTCATTAGCGAGTTTTCGCTTAACGACGAGGAATGAATCCTACAACGCagcaaatgaattaaaaatgcaaAGACAAGTAAATCATATGAAGTATTTGTCGATGGTCCGTGAATTGGACCAACAGTTTCGTCCTACGTTTCGGAACTGATGAAAATCGTAAATATGTCGTTCGCCCAGTCACCGACGAAActaatgttttattgattactCTAACTGCAAAGTGTTGACGCCCTCTACATTCTTGGGTGTcacttaaaaagaaaatgtcccctttctcccattgtaatacatgtatttagcaCATAATCATCCATTGGTCTCCTTGAATGGAACAAAGTCTAACTCCTCGGGCCCGgagcagaaagagttgcgatcaaacgcagCTACGATCAAACGCAGCTAAAAATGTGTACATATAAGCAATTTGGTTTTCAGCCAATGAAACACGCACTTTAATTGTAGCTACTTTATGTACATCCATTCgccttgaaaaaaatgaaagtttccGCATGTAGCTTTCAACAAAAGTAATTATTTGCTTTTATGACTGTCAACCATTTTGTAAACCAGTTCACTGTAGGGCCTATATTCCAGTTGTGTGATTTACATCAATTCTGACAGGAAGTGAACCTGCGGCATCATAGGAAGAATGCTTTCATCTTTGATTTTGAGACCTTTCCGTTCCAGAAACTCTCGTATGCGGTCCTTGCCCCACATAGCACCAAGGGCCACGGAATCAGGGTTGTTGTAGGACATGGGTAGACAGTAGAATAAGCTGTCGGTGTAGTTGAACGAAGCACTAGGGTTATCAAGGTTTTCGCATTGCTTCGATTTGCCATCCATCTCAATCACAGATATGATTCCTGACTTCTTCATCACTCTCTTGGCCTCGTCAATGATCAGGTCTGGTCGTGGTGTATCATGAAGGAGATTAAAGAAGAAAACGTAATCGAACGACGAGGTCCAGTCCTTAGGCATCGCAGTGGCGTCGCTGCAGACGTACTCCAGGTTCTTTAGTGCTGATGATTCAGCTTCTTTGTTTGACCAATCAACTGTATTTTGATCAACATCAAGACCTACAAAATGACTGTTTGGGAAACTTTCGGCGAGCTTTTTGATCGCAGCACCGTGACCGCAGCCGACGTCAAGCATCCGAATTCCACTCTCTGaaagataaaatcaaaatctgaaaaataaaacCTCTTTCTCATCTTCCTAATGACATTTGTTTAAAGCTTAATCATTTTACAAACTTTCTAAGCGACAAGACTTCGGATGCAGTTTCGGGTCCTATTCTAGAGGCTTCTTCAGCTTGAGTGAATCGAAAAGTAGGACATCTATTGTAGATGATGGTTATCTGGACATTTTATTTCGGAACAGCTAAGTGTCTCCTGCTTATTCATTGAATACCAGAACCTGGGAGGAAACGTTTtagtttttttctctcttcaatCTAATTAGTGACTTCTTGAAAATCCCATTTGGTACTATACCACCGCCCACTGGGACCCAATCTGAAATCACATTTGCTTTCATAAATAATATTGTCTCCCCAAATACCAATTATGCCGATAAAAGTGTCAGTAAATCATGGAGTGTTCGCACTGATACAACGAAGAGGGGTATGTGGAAATTGTGAACTAAATTTTATATTCAACGTTGCGATGACAAAAGCTATAACAAGGAGGGAGCTTTTGGAAGATCCGGGTTgctttcatgaaaatatgttcCAAGTCAACATGAAATTAGTGGGAAATATAACTTTTAAAACTGCCTCGGGAAGGCGACCGGTATAATATAGCCTTTAATATGATCGAGGTTTCAGCCTTCGCCTAGATTTGTCGGAAGTGGGAGCATGGAAAGCGATGATCAGGAGTGATCGGATTAGAAAAACCTTTCCTTGGAATTGTTATCGGAAGAGTTTCATTATCCTTTTTTTCTGCCGACAAGTTGTTCGATATGAAgactttatttgaatttgattggctcagAATCAATATTACTAAGGTACTTTCGATTAAAACATGCTTGCCGGAATAAATCGTCTGACAGCTTTAGACCTTTCATGAAGCGCTCCCCATGAGACAAGGGTTCAGTTTAGTTTGAATTGTGAAAGTTGATCGGTTGCTTTACGGCAACTTAGATTCTTACAAGTCTTTACAATGGTTAAGATTCTTACCTAATTTTGACTTGATCTCCGGTTGGGATGGAATAAAGTCCTGGACGAAACAGTGATTGAACCACGGTAAGCCGTAACTATCGTTGAATTCATGGTAGTTTGGCGCCATCGAAAATTCCATTCCTGAGATTGAAAAGAAACCGCACACATAAATAACAGAACTACCCATATCAATCATGTCAATTAACTTACGTCAAACTAAATTTACGGGCAATGATAAAATGAAGTCATATTCCACTTGCCTCTTGCGTATATAGACATTAAATATATTGCGGACCACGTAGAATTGGCGTTGGCTCGCTGAGTtccacgaccaagaaaaacaaatatgagAAAATATTGCGAAATATAATGCActtaaaaatgatataatcaatgctgtttactatgtgaatcgcaacgtagttatttaaacatttcaaacaaGTGATTAAAGTcttaaacaacaacaaagtttaaactAGTATTCAATTATCAACAAATTAAGCATCAAatggttgtttaagattttaaacatttgtttaaactgtttaaacaactactgtgcgattcacatagtaaacggcattgtttaaaacattttaaaagtgTATCATTTGATCGCTACCTATTGgtcaaatatttcatgaaatgaaatgttcattttgactAAAAAGGGAAAATTTTCCGCTCCCTCACGACAATTTATAAATTAATATGAAAGTTTTAAAGtgtgagggggaggggaggggggttcATCATGGAAACGTCACATTCTGATGGTAATATTTACGTTTTAACACGATTTGGAAAAAAGTGAGGGCTCATCCCCGGACCCATCGGTTACGCTGTCCCTGATGGGCAAGTAGTATTTTACACGTACCTCGTGGTCCGTCCTTTTTAATGACTTTAAGCATCGTGCGGAAGACGTCACTGACGACAGGTATCCCAATGCAGCAATCAGCGGCCTGGCCTTCCATAGTTCCTGACCGAAAGCTGTCTACACGATGAGGTGGTAGATGATATTTCTCTGTCACAGGGTCGAGATCGACGATGAAGGCCGTGGTCATCACGCCCAACCACTCCCGAACATACCTGTTATTGGCGATATCGATAGAAATGCCGTCAAGAGTCGGATGGTCTTTGGAGGTTTACGtggtgccgggggggggggggggggagtcaaatatattgctgtacacatgcgtgacaaAAAAACGTAATGAACAAGCTTTCAAAAAGGgatagttttgaaagactggtcaatggtcaatcgcagggtcaaacgtatgtagggtatgtttttttccaaagctttttttaagactagccaaacgtgtttagggtatgttttttctcCAGCTTTTTCCCCGGgttcatattctggcgacaacttgtttaggggccaaaatgtgtaaataaagccggtgaaaaacttgtttagaggttattttgcacacagagaataTCTTGTTTGGGGTGTTCGGAATAATTTGTCCACGCGTGTGCACGGATAATAGGACGTTTTCGCTTGATGACGCAAGACGAATttaataagaaagaaaatatattttcacattCCATTTATGATAAAGTACAGCAAAGAAAtatttgtcgaaaattggtgaattaAAACAACAGTTTCGTTCCTGACTCTTGACAaacgatatacatgtatttgcaattTCTTTCGTAAACTCCAAAAATTAGAACGAAACTGCTATTCCTCcagttcaccaattttcgacaaagatcTACCTGGCTgatctttgtcatttgacggacattttcaatagatttgcTATGTTCTTGTCTTGAATCCGTCCCCGTTGTAATTGCGAGTACTCTCTAATAAAGTTTGCGAATCACTATGCTCTTATGATGAGAATGCCGGAGGGGTTGGTTGAATTAATCCAAAATTGGCGGAGCAAAGTTGTAAGGGGGCACATGGAAAAGgagcgccttttttcgaaaagGGCACTATCTTAAAATAAAGGGCAAAATGTGACTAATCTACTccactcacatgactcatgaaaATTAAGTCACGTCGGATTATTCTTACAAATTTTTCCTTCGGGGCACTCgttaacacataaaacgggtccttctcaggtgaaagggcgGCACCGAACACATtcgtgaggggcacttttctttggtaaaaaggggcacagatacgagaaagggcacctATAACAAGGCTAAGTGGCACTTGCTAACGGCATGAAACGGGTCCTGAttaggggcacagaacacgttcgtgaggggcacttttcttgggtaaaatgGGGCATTGATTCGAGAAAGGGCCATTACATGAAGGCATGGTGGCAGTCGCTCACACATACAACTTCAAAAAGTGGGGCGGGGCACTGTGCCCCCGGTCCCCAGGATCGCCGCACCTGGAGTTATACGAGTTATAGGGTGAAATACAGGGAAAGtgaatgaaattattccaagTCATAGGCTAGGATTAAAAGTACCTAAAATACCTATAATGTCAGCCTATGAAAACATATCCAATACTTAAATTGCAGTTAAGGATCTACTTTTATGTCATAATCATAGTAAGACAAAATATATAGTAAATCACTGGATGACATACTCTAATCACTATAATGTCCTGTAAACAAAACaagccaaataaaataaatgtcataattttttttcttacatttatGACATCTAACTTCGATGCTTGTTTTAGTTCGCTCTAcctattcaaaatattttcatggggGTGGACCTGCCACTTAaacaattaaaggtcaagtccaactcagaaaaatgttgatttgaatgaatcttagagaaaaatcagacaagcacaatgctgaaaatttcatcaaaatcggatcataaaataagaaagttatgacatttcaaagtttcgcttattttcaacaaaatagatatatgaacgagccagttacatccaaatgagagagtcgatgatgtcactcactcactatttcttttgttttttattgtttgaattatacaatatttcaatttttacgaatttgacgattaggacctccttgcctgaagcacaaaatgttaaaataatggaattccatgtgttcagggaggaatgaaacttcatttcacatgacaatgacgagaaaataacaatatttcatatttcatataataaaatacaaaagaaatagtgagtgagtgatgtcatcaactctctcatttggatgtaactggctcgttcatataactattttgttgaaaatatgcgaaactttaaaatgccataactttcttattttacatccgattttgatgaaatttccagtgttatgcttgttgaatttttctctttttattcaaatcaagtttttgttggggttgacttgtcctttaagttagTTTAGCTATAGGGTCTACAGTCTACTCTGTATCTACATACTTAACATAAATTGTACCTGTAGCCTCAACAAAATGAACTCACCAacactcctcctcctcctctcctttGTTTTCTCAAGCGCATAGAGACTTAGCatggaataaatgaaaatacaatatgACTTATTGGcacttcgaaaaaaaaaatcctcagcATTcccctttttaatgaaaatcgaATGGCCAACACGTAATCTTTCAAATGATAAATTTCACAATATTTATAATCTTTAATATCAAAAGGTTAGTTTACCAAGACTACCTCCGCCTATATTAGGTTATCGCAGGATATTCATTGTGTACTCGATCTGTATTTCAACACACTATTCATTTCACTGTGCTATTGCGCATGACTAACTTTGATATTTATAGGTTAACTGTGTGTTTTACTgaattgatattaataatatgCCTATATAACACAAATATTCTAAACGTTAAGGTGAGACCGAGCCGATCTATCTCTGGTTTCACATTAAACAAGAGATAAATATTGATTGTTGCTTAAACTGTCTGAATTTACTTACAAATATATAGCTAACGTTACCTCATTTTTCGTATGTCTGTTACTGCCACGAGTCATATTCAACTTTGTTGTTTCGGGATAGGCCTACCTCACTCTACTACCGTCCATGTCATGTCATATTTCTTCATATATCACACTGTTCACAATTTGCACCTATTAAGGCTTaagcaataaacaaaataataattggcTTTGATTTCTTCGGTGCTTTAATGCCATGACTGAGATGTCAAAttgattttgcttttatttcgTAACACTGATCCTTTTATCCTGAATAATGTGTTTTGGTTTGATTTATGAGTGGGCAGTACGGTCCATTATTATGgattaattaaagaaaaatcatatgtCTTCCGCCATAATCCAATATTGCCGTATAAAAAGGGGTATGATTCTTATTCTCAAGTCTAATTCCACCAATTCTATACGAGCCAACAATCTTCCAGCGGGTACATGATGTTTAACAAGTACGTTATTACATACGTGTTTGTAAAAACATGATTATGACCTACCTCTCCTTTAGGCCAGCTACATCAGCTATTTCCTGTGAAGTCATTGGTGTGTCGTGGTGATCGACCAAGACTTTAAAAAGACCGCTCTTGACCCCAAATGCAATCGAAATCCCAGTGAATGCTCCGCTCAGCATGTCAAAAATTCGGGAGGAAAACTCCTCCGCCGTCTCTTTGGCATATTTGTCCGCCATTTTCAGGAGAATCGACCTGCGCACCTTGCTAAACCAAAAACGAAATTGAATAGAGCTTGAATTGAACTTGAGCCTGGGTAGACTTCGATCTGAACGTACAGCAGATCGAGGGTAGTTGGTATAATCATAGACCATGGTATAATGGACACAACAGCGCCTGCTGCTGTGCGGTGTAGATGATGTCGAGCAAATAGTCTATATTTACAAGGCTGTATTTAGTAAAAACAGATCATGCAGACATATCTAACCATTGTAAAGTGCGTCtcagaaaaaatgaaactggGATTCCCGCATCCCTTTCCTCAAAAGGCAAATTAATCATAATATTTCATGTAGCTCATCATGCGATTCAATTATTCTTCTACATGTTCATATGTGACGAACACTTCACGCATTTAATGAGCGAGACGACTTTGAattttttatgtcaaaatcaggTTGCATGCGCAAAAAAATTTGATGAGGTTGGTTAATTTGGTATGTGATACGACAACCGTGCTTATTGTTGGAcgattggctcattagcatttcatttattctttgatAAGTTTCCCTCACTGATACCTGAAATGTGAGTGGATTCAGATTAACACGTGAGTTTCTGTGCAAATCGTTTCTGTAGCTAGGCCTCAATTACTTTTCAATCTGCCATCCCTAAATGATTTGCGAAGGTTTTGGTCTCAAATTAAAGATGAGATCCCACTCATACCATCgaattcaaagtaaaaaaaaaaaaaatgttaaataatcGTGAAATCTGTCTCTAAAaacgggtttccttttttgtgggacgcacgtACTGGATAATCACCAGGAAGCGAGTCGTTTCTGGCGGCCATGGTAAATACTGAACTCGCACGCGTACCATATTGCTCCTTATATTGctgcaggcgcgtacgcaagggggggttcgggggttcaaaccccccccccttttcgtttccttttttttttttttttttttacttgtctccccagaggtcggtctggtcaaggagttatcgggcaagagcctgataactccttggtctggttacggacagttctcCTACctaataatgtatatgacagcaataatgaacagaatctcatgtttccgacgaaaaacacagaaaaaatttccgctcgcttcgctcgctccattttattatattttttatttccgcatgtcgccgacatgatcacggtatcgccattaacaaggccatacatgattatcatgatgtatgcttatgaatacaagtgaaccaagacaaggacatacgttttcttacaaaatatgttttaccaatatgaaaaccaaaatgacggaaaacgctaaaatgtcggttagctcgctccgctcgctcgtaataatttatgaaattccataagtatctagtctcctgttcaaggccgtattatgagtgttacgaatagaaggacatgtagcatcgactaatacttgatttactaacaaactattgacaagaaatgtatgttttgacgggaaaacgcgaaaatttcggctcgctcactccgctcg
It encodes the following:
- the LOC121412775 gene encoding uncharacterized S-adenosylmethionine-dependent methyltransferase Rv2258c-like isoform X1 — encoded protein: MADKYAKETAEEFSSRIFDMLSGAFTGISIAFGVKSGLFKVLVDHHDTPMTSQEIADVAGLKERYVREWLGVMTTAFIVDLDPVTEKYHLPPHRVDSFRSGTMEGQAADCCIGIPVVSDVFRTMLKVIKKDGPRGMEFSMAPNYHEFNDSYGLPWFNHCFVQDFIPSQPEIKSKLESGIRMLDVGCGHGAAIKKLAESFPNSHFVGLDVDQNTVDWSNKEAESSALKNLEYVCSDATAMPKDWTSSFDYVFFFNLLHDTPRPDLIIDEAKRVMKKSGIISVIEMDGKSKQCENLDNPSASFNYTDSLFYCLPMSYNNPDSVALGAMWGKDRIREFLERKGLKIKDESILPMMPQVHFLSELM
- the LOC121412775 gene encoding uncharacterized protein LOC121412775 isoform X2; the encoded protein is MTTAFIVDLDPVTEKYHLPPHRVDSFRSGTMEGQAADCCIGIPVVSDVFRTMLKVIKKDGPRGMEFSMAPNYHEFNDSYGLPWFNHCFVQDFIPSQPEIKSKLESGIRMLDVGCGHGAAIKKLAESFPNSHFVGLDVDQNTVDWSNKEAESSALKNLEYVCSDATAMPKDWTSSFDYVFFFNLLHDTPRPDLIIDEAKRVMKKSGIISVIEMDGKSKQCENLDNPSASFNYTDSLFYCLPMSYNNPDSVALGAMWGKDRIREFLERKGLKIKDESILPMMPQVHFLSELM